In Streptomyces capitiformicae, one genomic interval encodes:
- a CDS encoding MBL fold metallo-hydrolase has translation MLIAGFPAGAWGTNCYLVAPAAGEECVIIDPGHQATQGVEETLRKHRLKPVAVVLTHGHLDHVASVVPVCGAHDVPAWIHPEDRYMMSDPEKALGRSIGMPLLGELTIGEPGDVKELTDGAKLELAGLELSVAHAPGHTKGSVTFRMPETTEIPSVFFSGDLLFAGSIGRTDLPGGDMAEMLDSLARVCLPLDDSTVVLSGHGPQTTIGQERATNPYLREVAAGRQEHGAPGAPRRGM, from the coding sequence GTGCTCATTGCCGGGTTCCCCGCCGGGGCCTGGGGGACCAACTGTTATCTGGTCGCCCCCGCCGCCGGTGAGGAGTGCGTGATCATCGACCCGGGCCATCAGGCCACCCAGGGAGTCGAGGAGACGCTCAGGAAGCATCGGCTCAAGCCCGTCGCCGTCGTCCTCACCCACGGCCACCTCGACCACGTGGCCTCGGTCGTCCCCGTGTGCGGCGCGCACGACGTACCGGCGTGGATCCACCCCGAGGACCGGTACATGATGAGCGACCCCGAGAAGGCGCTCGGCCGTTCCATCGGCATGCCGCTGCTCGGCGAGCTGACCATCGGGGAGCCCGGTGACGTCAAGGAGCTCACCGACGGTGCCAAGCTGGAGCTGGCCGGTCTGGAGCTGTCCGTGGCGCACGCGCCCGGCCATACCAAGGGGTCGGTGACCTTCCGGATGCCCGAGACGACCGAGATCCCCTCGGTCTTCTTCTCCGGGGATCTGCTCTTCGCCGGCTCCATCGGACGCACCGACCTGCCCGGCGGTGACATGGCCGAGATGCTCGACTCGCTGGCCCGCGTGTGCCTGCCGCTCGACGACTCGACCGTGGTGCTGTCCGGCCACGGCCCCCAGACGACCATCGGCCAGGAGCGCGCCACCAACCCGTACCTGCGGGAAGTGGCGGCGGGCCGCCAAGAACACGGCGCCCCCGGGGCTCCCCGACGAGGAATGTGA
- a CDS encoding peptidylprolyl isomerase — protein MVSQEQRRRQLAREKFLRQQQRRTQARRKAHVRNAVIASVLGVILVGSVALYTTDILKGDDKKDNASAEVTPSASPSKAPDPCEKAAAGKVKKLTFKKEPAITIDKTAKYMMDLRTTCGDIGITMDAAKAPHTVNSFNFLVNKGYLDHTKCHRLTTQGIYVLQCGDPQGTGTGGPGYTIPDENLKDSRLKGNVYPAGTVAMANQFNAQTGQGKNSGGSQFFLVFQDSQLPANYTPFGTVSEDGMKVLKKIADAGENTGMGDGTPNATVVINKATVKKS, from the coding sequence GTGGTCAGCCAGGAGCAGCGGCGGCGTCAGCTCGCCCGGGAGAAGTTCTTGCGGCAGCAGCAGCGGCGCACCCAGGCCAGGCGCAAGGCACATGTCCGCAACGCCGTGATCGCCTCGGTTCTCGGCGTGATCCTGGTGGGCAGCGTCGCGCTGTACACGACGGACATCCTCAAGGGCGACGACAAGAAGGACAACGCGAGCGCGGAGGTGACGCCGAGCGCCTCGCCGAGCAAGGCGCCGGACCCGTGCGAGAAGGCGGCCGCGGGCAAGGTCAAGAAGCTCACCTTCAAGAAGGAGCCCGCGATCACCATCGACAAGACCGCGAAGTACATGATGGATCTGCGGACGACCTGCGGTGACATCGGTATAACGATGGACGCGGCAAAGGCCCCGCACACCGTGAACTCGTTCAACTTCCTTGTGAACAAGGGGTACTTGGACCACACCAAGTGCCACCGGCTCACCACGCAGGGCATCTACGTGCTCCAGTGCGGTGACCCGCAGGGCACCGGCACGGGCGGTCCGGGCTACACCATCCCGGATGAGAACCTGAAGGACTCGCGCCTGAAGGGCAATGTGTACCCGGCGGGCACGGTCGCGATGGCGAACCAGTTCAACGCGCAGACCGGCCAGGGCAAGAACAGCGGCGGCAGCCAGTTCTTCCTGGTCTTCCAGGACAGCCAGTTGCCGGCCAACTACACCCCGTTCGGCACGGTCTCCGAGGACGGCATGAAGGTCCTGAAGAAGATCGCCGACGCGGGTGAGAACACGGGCATGGGTGATGGGACGCCCAACGCGACCGTGGTGATCAACAAGGCGACTGTCAAGAAGTCCTGA
- a CDS encoding DUF948 domain-containing protein has product MSGGEVAGILVAVFWAILVSFLAVALARLAQTLKATTKLVADVTDQAVPLLADASSAVRSAQTQIDRVDAIASDVQEVTSNASALSTTVASTFGGPLVKVAAFGYGVRRAMGGRREGEPAKEQRRTVIVGRTVPGARRSRRNTRGKKD; this is encoded by the coding sequence GTGTCCGGTGGAGAGGTGGCCGGGATCCTGGTGGCCGTCTTCTGGGCGATCCTGGTCTCCTTCCTCGCCGTCGCGCTGGCGAGGCTGGCCCAGACGCTCAAGGCGACCACCAAACTCGTCGCGGACGTGACCGACCAGGCCGTCCCCCTCCTCGCCGACGCGTCCAGTGCCGTCCGCTCCGCGCAGACGCAGATCGACCGGGTCGACGCCATCGCGTCCGACGTCCAGGAGGTCACGTCGAACGCCTCGGCGCTCTCCACGACCGTCGCGTCCACCTTCGGCGGCCCCCTCGTCAAGGTCGCCGCCTTCGGCTACGGCGTACGCCGGGCCATGGGCGGCCGCCGCGAGGGCGAGCCGGCCAAGGAGCAGCGGCGTACCGTGATCGTGGGCCGAACGGTTCCGGGCGCGCGCCGGAGCAGGCGAAACACCCGTGGAAAGAAGGACTGA
- a CDS encoding replication-associated recombination protein A has protein sequence MEPDLFTAAAEERQGKDPAASPLAVRMRPRTLDEVVGQQHLLKPGSPLRRLVGESGGGPAGPSSVILWGPPGTGKTTLAYVVSKATNKRFVELSAITAGVKEVRAVIDGARRATGGFGKETVLFLDEIHRFSKAQQDSLLPAVENRWVTLIAATTENPYFSVISPLLSRSLLLTLEPLTDDDLRGLLKRALTDERGLKGAVTLPEDTEAHLLRIAGGDARRALTALEAAAGAALDKGEREIGLTTLEETVDRAAVKYDRDGDQHYDVASALIKSIRGSDVDAALHYLARMIEAGEDPRFIARRLMISASEDIGLADPNALPIAVAAAQAVAMIGFPEAALTLSHATIALALAPKSNAATTAIGAAMEDVRKGLAGPVPPHLRDGHYKGAAKLGHAQGYVYPHDLPEGIATQQYAPDALKDRAYYTPTRHGAEARYADAVEWTRKHLGRKQS, from the coding sequence GTGGAGCCCGATCTGTTCACCGCCGCAGCAGAAGAACGCCAGGGGAAGGACCCGGCCGCCAGCCCTCTGGCCGTGCGGATGCGCCCGCGCACCCTCGACGAGGTCGTGGGCCAGCAGCACCTGCTCAAGCCCGGTTCGCCACTGCGCAGACTGGTCGGTGAATCGGGGGGCGGCCCGGCCGGCCCCTCCTCCGTCATCCTGTGGGGACCGCCCGGCACCGGCAAGACCACCCTCGCGTACGTCGTCTCCAAGGCCACCAACAAGCGCTTCGTGGAGCTTTCCGCGATCACCGCCGGCGTCAAGGAGGTCCGCGCGGTCATCGACGGTGCCCGCCGAGCCACCGGCGGCTTCGGCAAGGAGACCGTCCTCTTCCTGGACGAGATCCACCGCTTCAGCAAGGCCCAGCAGGACTCGCTGCTCCCGGCCGTCGAGAACCGCTGGGTCACCCTGATCGCGGCGACGACGGAGAACCCGTACTTCTCGGTGATCTCCCCCCTGCTGTCCCGCTCTCTGCTCCTCACCCTCGAACCGCTCACCGATGACGACCTGCGCGGCCTCCTCAAGCGCGCGCTGACCGACGAGCGCGGCCTCAAGGGCGCCGTCACCCTCCCCGAGGACACCGAGGCCCACCTCCTGCGCATCGCCGGCGGCGACGCCCGCCGCGCCCTGACCGCCCTGGAGGCCGCCGCCGGAGCCGCCCTCGACAAGGGTGAGCGGGAGATCGGCCTGACGACCCTCGAAGAAACCGTCGACCGGGCCGCCGTGAAGTACGACCGCGACGGCGACCAGCACTACGACGTGGCCAGCGCCCTCATCAAGTCCATCCGCGGCTCCGACGTCGACGCCGCGCTGCACTATCTGGCCCGCATGATCGAGGCCGGCGAGGACCCCCGCTTCATCGCCCGCCGACTGATGATCTCCGCCAGCGAGGACATCGGCCTCGCCGATCCGAACGCGCTGCCGATAGCCGTCGCCGCCGCCCAGGCCGTCGCCATGATCGGCTTCCCCGAGGCCGCCCTCACCCTCAGCCACGCCACCATCGCCCTGGCCCTCGCCCCCAAGTCGAACGCCGCGACGACGGCCATCGGCGCCGCCATGGAGGACGTACGGAAAGGCCTGGCCGGGCCCGTGCCGCCGCATCTGCGGGACGGCCACTACAAGGGCGCGGCCAAACTCGGGCACGCCCAGGGATACGTCTACCCGCACGACCTGCCGGAGGGCATCGCCACCCAGCAGTACGCCCCGGACGCCCTGAAGGACCGCGCGTACTACACCCCCACCAGGCACGGCGCCGAGGCGCGCTACGCGGACGCTGTCGAGTGGACCCGGAAGCACCTCGGGCGCAAGCAGTCCTGA
- the rpsD gene encoding 30S ribosomal protein S4, with protein MANQSRPKVKKSRALGIALTPKAVKYFEARPYPPGEHGRGRKQNSDYKVRLLEKQRLRAQYDVSERQLVRAYERASKVQGKTGEALIIELERRLDALVLRSGIARTIYQARQMVVHGHIEVNGHKVDRPSFRVKPDDVVMVRERSRQKPLFEIAREGGFAADGETPRYLQVNLKALAFRLDREPNRKEVPVICDEQLVVEYYAR; from the coding sequence GTGGCGAACCAGTCCCGCCCCAAGGTCAAGAAGTCGCGTGCCCTCGGCATCGCGCTGACCCCGAAGGCCGTCAAGTACTTCGAGGCCCGCCCCTACCCGCCGGGTGAGCACGGCCGTGGCCGCAAGCAGAACTCGGACTACAAGGTCCGTCTGCTCGAGAAGCAGCGTCTGCGTGCGCAGTACGACGTGTCCGAGCGTCAGCTCGTCCGCGCCTACGAGCGTGCCTCCAAGGTTCAGGGCAAGACCGGTGAGGCCCTGATCATCGAGCTCGAGCGTCGTCTCGACGCCCTGGTCCTGCGTTCGGGCATCGCCCGCACCATCTACCAGGCCCGTCAGATGGTCGTTCACGGCCACATCGAGGTCAACGGCCACAAGGTCGACAGGCCGTCCTTCCGCGTCAAGCCGGACGACGTCGTCATGGTCCGTGAGCGCAGCCGTCAGAAGCCGCTGTTCGAGATCGCCCGCGAGGGTGGCTTCGCGGCCGACGGTGAGACCCCGCGCTACCTCCAGGTGAACCTCAAGGCCCTGGCGTTCCGCCTCGACCGCGAGCCGAACCGCAAGGAAGTCCCGGTCATCTGCGACGAGCAGCTCGTCGTCGAGTACTACGCCCGTTGA
- the hisS gene encoding histidine--tRNA ligase has protein sequence MSTFQAPKGTYDLLPPSSARFLAVREAIAAPLRNSGYGYIETPGFENVELFARGVGESTDIVTKEMYAFETKGGDRLALRPEGTASVLRATLEANLHRQGNLPVKLWYSGSYYRYEQPQAGRYRHFSQVGAEAIGAEDPALDAELIILADQAYRSLGLRNFRILLNSLGDKECRPVYRAALQDFLRGLDLDEDTLRRAEINPLRVLDDKRESVQKQLSGAPLLRDYLCDACKAYHEEVRELITAAGVSFEDDPKLVRGLDYYTRTTFEFVHDGLGSQSAVGGGGRYDGLSEMIGGPALPSVGWALGVDRTVLALEAEGVELELPASTSVFAVPLGEEARRVLFAKVTELRKVGIAADFSYGGKGLKGAMKNANRSGARYAIVAGERDLAEGVVQLKDMESGEQVAIGVNEIVAELEARLG, from the coding sequence GTGAGCACCTTTCAGGCCCCCAAGGGCACGTACGACCTGCTGCCGCCCAGCTCGGCGAGGTTCCTCGCGGTGCGTGAGGCGATCGCCGCGCCGCTCAGGAACTCCGGCTACGGCTATATCGAGACGCCCGGCTTCGAGAACGTGGAGCTCTTCGCGCGCGGTGTGGGCGAGTCGACCGACATCGTGACCAAGGAGATGTACGCCTTCGAGACCAAGGGCGGCGACAGGCTGGCCCTGCGCCCCGAGGGCACCGCCTCCGTGCTGCGCGCCACCCTGGAGGCGAACCTGCACAGGCAGGGCAACCTCCCCGTCAAGCTCTGGTACTCGGGCTCGTACTACCGGTACGAGCAGCCGCAGGCGGGCCGCTACCGCCACTTCTCCCAGGTCGGCGCCGAGGCCATCGGTGCCGAGGACCCGGCCCTGGACGCCGAGTTGATCATCCTGGCCGACCAGGCGTACCGCTCGCTGGGGCTGCGGAACTTCCGGATCCTCCTCAACAGCCTGGGCGACAAGGAGTGCCGCCCCGTCTACCGGGCCGCCCTGCAGGACTTCCTGCGCGGCCTGGACCTGGACGAGGACACCCTCCGCCGCGCCGAGATCAACCCCCTGCGCGTCCTGGACGACAAGCGGGAGTCGGTCCAGAAGCAACTGTCGGGAGCCCCCCTTCTGCGTGACTACCTCTGCGACGCCTGCAAGGCGTACCACGAGGAGGTACGCGAGCTGATCACGGCGGCGGGCGTCTCCTTCGAGGACGACCCGAAGCTGGTCCGTGGCCTGGACTACTACACCCGTACGACCTTCGAGTTCGTGCACGACGGTCTCGGTTCCCAGTCCGCGGTGGGCGGCGGCGGTCGCTACGACGGCCTCTCCGAGATGATCGGCGGCCCGGCGTTGCCGTCGGTCGGATGGGCGTTGGGCGTCGACCGTACGGTCCTGGCCCTGGAAGCGGAGGGCGTCGAGCTCGAACTCCCCGCCTCCACCAGTGTCTTCGCCGTCCCGCTCGGCGAAGAGGCCCGCCGAGTCCTCTTCGCCAAGGTCACGGAGCTGCGCAAGGTGGGCATCGCGGCCGACTTCTCGTACGGTGGGAAGGGCCTCAAGGGCGCGATGAAGAACGCCAACCGGAGCGGCGCGCGCTACGCGATCGTCGCCGGGGAGCGGGACCTCGCCGAGGGTGTCGTCCAGCTCAAGGACATGGAGTCCGGCGAGCAGGTGGCCATCGGCGTGAACGAGATCGTGGCCGAGCTGGAGGCCCGACTGGGCTGA
- a CDS encoding vitamin K epoxide reductase family protein, which translates to MSKTTVKDVSSTERAHTEAPRTVGGSRAFAILLLITGAAGLLASWVITLDKFKLLEDPNFTPGCSLNPVVSCGNIMKSDQASVFGFPNPMLGLVAYGIVIGVGMSLLARATFPRWYWLTFNAGTLFGVGFVTWLQYQSLYTINSLCLWCCLAWVATILMFWYVTSFNIRNGLLPAPAWVKGFFGEFTWVLPVMHIGIIGMLILTRWWDFWTS; encoded by the coding sequence ATGAGCAAGACGACAGTCAAGGACGTCTCCTCCACGGAGCGGGCACACACCGAGGCCCCTCGCACGGTGGGCGGCAGTCGCGCCTTCGCGATCCTGCTGCTGATCACCGGCGCGGCAGGACTGCTCGCCTCCTGGGTCATCACGCTCGACAAGTTCAAGCTGCTCGAAGACCCGAACTTCACACCGGGTTGCAGCCTCAACCCGGTGGTCTCCTGCGGCAACATCATGAAGAGCGACCAGGCCTCCGTCTTCGGGTTCCCCAACCCGATGCTCGGCCTCGTCGCCTACGGCATCGTCATCGGCGTCGGCATGAGCCTGCTGGCCCGGGCGACCTTCCCCCGCTGGTACTGGCTGACCTTCAACGCAGGCACCCTCTTCGGCGTCGGCTTCGTGACCTGGCTGCAGTACCAGTCGCTGTACACCATCAACTCGCTCTGCCTGTGGTGCTGCCTCGCCTGGGTCGCCACGATCCTGATGTTCTGGTACGTGACGTCGTTCAACATCCGCAACGGCCTCCTGCCCGCGCCCGCCTGGGTGAAGGGATTCTTCGGCGAGTTCACCTGGGTCCTGCCCGTCATGCACATCGGCATCATCGGCATGCTGATCCTGACCCGCTGGTGGGACTTCTGGACCAGCTGA